The following proteins are co-located in the Malassezia restricta chromosome II, complete sequence genome:
- a CDS encoding ribosome assembly protein 4 — translation MATQVPKPSAKRQRLAAEAERRANEELSESGLINSHMPNVLVQFKSGQDDTFLGPTISLPAQVGQAEMAKLVNELRRQDRAQNRKSDDDDDEDIPYAFHVLLASSADATSSQPTRISINTSLQRDVLNSTVAKQLGIGMEDSLTIVFEPQAVFRVRAVTRCSSTLSGHGSPILCCSFSPSGLLLATGAGDKVCRIWDMDTETPLHTLQGHDGWVLCAEWEPLERRLATGGMDGQVWIWHALTPPLPGRRGWGSRSGEQVEEEHRASAGQDARKLSVVERRAARHAAPSGHMLRGHTKWITSLAWEPAHRNADAPRLASSSKDGTVRVWNVASRQVDFVLGGHTASVNCVRWGGDGAIYTASSDRTIKVWNDQDGRMIRQLSEHSHWVNSLALSTEYVLRTGAFDVQGTYAARLIKQDYTDLHAMTKAVAQERYAEATSHGARPEMLVSASDDHTLFVWPPQVLGTAPNPKKSVARLTGHQKTVNHVCFSPDGRLIASASFDNSVKLWDGRTGRFIANLRGHVASVYRVAWSSDSRMLASASKDSTVKLWNLKTFKIKVDLPGHEDEVYCLDFLADKLASGGRDRTLKIWRH, via the coding sequence ATGGCTACGCAAGTGCCGAAACCGTCGGCCAAgcgtcagcgcctcgctgcgGAGGCCGAAAGACGCGCGAATGAAGAGCTGTCTGAAAGTGGACTGATAAACTCCCATATGCCCAATGTCCTTGTGCAGTTCAAGTCTGGTCAAGATGATACGTTCCTGGGTCCTACGATCAGTTTGCCTGCCCAAGTGGGCCAGGCCGAGATGGCCAAGTTGGTCAATGAACTACGTCGTCAAGATCGCGCACAGAACAGAAAGTCggatgacgatgacgacgaagataTTCCGTATGCATTTCATGTGCTACTCGCTTCTTCTGCAGACGCCACGTCGTCACAGCCCACCCGCATATCTATCAACACGAGTTTGCAAAGAGATGTTCTGAACTCCACGGTAGCCAAGCAGCTCGGTATTGGCATGGAAGACAGCCTTACTATCGTATTTGAGCCACAAGCCGTGTTTCGTGTACGTGCCGTGACCCGATGTTCGAGTACGCTCTCTGGGCATGGCTCGCCCATTCTGTGCTGTTCCTTTAGCCCGTCTGGCTTGTTGCTGGCTACAGGTGCCGGCGATAAGGTGTGTCGTATCTGGGATATGGACACAGAGACGCCGCTGCATACGCTACAGGGCCACGATGGCTGGGTGCTTTGTGCTGAATGGGAGCCACTCGAGCGGCGACTGGCCACAGGCGGCATGGATGGCCAAGTGTGGATTTGGCATGCTCTGACGCCGCCTTTACctgggcgccgtggctggGGCTCGCGCTCTGGTGAGCAggtggaagaagagcatCGCGCCAGTGCTGGTCAAGATGCTCGAAAGCTCTcggtcgtcgagcgccgcgcagcacgacacgcagcgccgtctGGTCACATGCTGCGTGGCCACACCAAGTGGATTACGAGCCTTGCTTGGGAGCCTGCGCATCGCAAtgcggatgcgccgcgtcttgccagctcgtcgaagGACGGCACGGTGCGGGTGTGGAACGTGGCCTCGCGCCAAGTCGACTTTGTGCTGGGCGGGCATACAGCGAGTGTGAACTGCGTGCGGTGGGGCGGTGATGGCGCGATCTATacggcgtcgtcggacCGCACTATCAAAGTGTGGAATGACCAGGATGGACGCATGATTCGCCAATTAAGCGAGCATTCCCACTGGGTGAATTCGCTGGCTCTATCCACGGAGTATGTGCTGCGGACGGGTGCGTTTGACGTGCAGGGCACGTACGCGGCTCGACTCATCAAGCAAGACTATACTGACTTGCATGCGATGACCAAGGCGGTAGCGCAGGAGCGGTATGCGGAGGCCACGTCTCATGGGGCTCGTCCTGAGATGCTGGTATCTGCTTCTGATGACCATACACTGTTTGTGTGGCCTCCTCAAGTGCTCGGCACAGCGCCCAATCCGAAAAAGTCCGTGGCGCGCCTGACGGGTCACCAGAAGACGGTCAATCACGTATGCTTTTCTCCTGATGGCCGCCTGATTGCGTCTGCGTCGTTTGACAACAGCGTCAAGTTGTGGGATGGACGGACGGGCCGATTTATTGCGAACCTGCGGGGCCACGTCGCGAGTGTGTACCGCGTAGCATGGAGCAGTGACAGTCGTATGCTCGCGAGTGCGTCGAAGGACTCGACGGTCAAGCTGTGGAATCTGAAGACGTTCAAAATCAAGGTGGACTTGCCAGGACACGAGGACGAAGTGTACTGCCTCGACTTTCTGGCCGACAAACTGGCGAGCGGCGGTCGCGATCGCACGCTCAAGATATGGCGGCATTAG
- a CDS encoding essential protein, constituent of 66S pre-ribosomal particles — protein sequence MDAAPSYKASLLSHDDAFHTLLNLIPAKFYVPAEDTEVESKFQKNKRTKSEKQREAEERKLQTKKAKRDKLDPDNVKTVDELRADSRDDIDIDFEDDEEVEEMEDADESTSEEPPKETPEPHTQQQNTRSASIAELRERLHNKIQSLHNKRQQNSTSEAEAPSTKQELLEARRRQRGEMRDNRRRERKEARRQAKNGAKAVEAKPSTASGSSRSAGLLVHDPSSSAANHPGPLEGKLSFSHVTFETTQAPDTARKNKYALPSDPKAALATLEARKRKEEARIQALVERGEDATQLHEAARENERWGKALAASEGVRIRDNVHHLKQNLKRREKSKERSAKSWNERRKAEQEAQAAKQKRRMENLAARRTGKKPGDKVKKGAGAKARPGFEGSSRSLTGGKASHGSSRASKR from the coding sequence ATGGACGCGGCACCATCGTACaaggcgtcgctgctgtCACACGATGACGCGTTTCATACTCTTCTTAATTTAATACCGGCTAAATTTTACGTACCGGCTGAAGACACTGAAGTGGAATCGAAATTTCAAAAGAACAAGCGCACCAAGAGCGAGAAGCAGAGAGAAGCAGAAGAACGTAAGCTTCAGACAAAGAAAGCCAAACGCGACAAACTGGACCCTGATAATGTCAAAACTGTCGACGAACTGCGCGCAGACAGTCGTGATGACATCGACATTGACTTtgaggatgacgaggagGTGGAAGAGATGGAAGACGCTGATGAGAGCACCTCGGAAGAGCCACCCAAGGAAACTCCCGAGCCACATACCCAACAGCAAAATACACGAAGTGCTAGTATAGCCGAACTGCGTGAGCGACTACATAACAAGATCCAGTCGCTGCATAACAAGCGTCAGCAAAATTCTACCAGTGAAGCTGAGGCACCCAGTACTAAGCAAGAACTTTTGGAGGCTCGCAGGCGTCAGCGGGGCGAGATGCGTGATAATCGACGGCGTGAGCGAAAAGAGGCCAGGCGCCAAGCGAAGAATGGTGCCAAGGCAGTTGAAGCCAAGCCCAGCACTGCATCAGGATCCTCTCGTTCCGCAGGCTTGCTTGTGCATGACCCCTCTAGCTCGGCTGCCAATCATCCGGGACCGTTGGAAGGGAAGCTTTCCTTCAGCCACGTCACGTTTGAGACGACGCAGGCCCCTGACACGGCACGGAAAAATAAGTATGCATTGCCAAGTGATCCTAAGGCCGCTTTAGCCACACTGGAAGCTCGAAAGCGGAAGGAAGAGGCTCGAATTCAAGCGCTCGTGGAGCGTGGCGAGGATGCCACTCAGCTGCACGAAGCTGCGCGAGAAAATGAGCGGTGGGGCAAGGCGCTTGCCGCATCTGAAGGCGTACGCATCCGTGATAATGTGCACCATCTCAAACAGAATTTAAAGCGCCGTGAGAAGTCAAAGGAACGCAGCGCCAAAAGTTGGAATGAACGGCGTAAGGCTgaacaagaagcgcaagccGCAAAACAAAAGCGACGAATGGAGAATTTGgctgcgcgccgcactGGCAAGAAGCCAGGCGATAAAGTCAAAAAAGGTGCTGgtgccaaggcacgcccTGGCTTTGAAGGCAGTAGTCGCTCGTTAACGGGAGGCAAGGCTTCGCATGGATcctcgcgtgcctcgaaGCGGTAG
- a CDS encoding DASH complex subunit DAD3: protein MSASHEDAQETPASAAFQNPYDGHRSLTPSEQELLGEYARLSATTRRVAQLSTQLSSSTLHNHVLSELRAIERKMGLVLTLFKASVWAIVMQQSDADEEAQELEYQSRYDIIQEEPEDEWESTDAPDNQGYGW from the exons ATGTCGGCGTCGCACGAAGACGCGCAGGAAACACCGGCCAGCGCGGCATTTCAGAATCCATATGATGGGCATCGTAGCTTAACGCCCAGTGAGCAGGAGCTTTTGGGTGAGTATGCGCGCCTGTCCGCGACAACACGAAGG GTGGCTCAGTTAAGCACACAGCTCTCTTCCAGTACACTACATAACCATGTGCTGAGTGAACTGCGTGCTATTGAGCGAAAGATGGGGCTGGTTCTCACTCTCTTCAAGGCAAGCGTTTGGGCGATCGTCATGCAACAATCAGATGCAGATGAAGAAGCACAGGAGCTTGAATATCAGAGCCGGTATGACATCATTCAAGAAGAACCGGAAGATGAATGGGAGTCTACGGATGCTCCTGATAATCAGGGGTATGGATGGTAG